CCCTGATCAAGTCCTGCTTTTTATTGCTTTCTTCAAGTAAATCCGCAGCAGCGAGCTCCTGTGGGGGGATTTCATTATTTACCAATGTGTTTTTGGTACTTTGACAGGACCAAAAAACAAACCATAAAAGGAGCAAACTCAGTTTTGGCTTCCAGATTCTCATGAAAATGGTTTTTAAAGATTTATCGTATATCTTAGCGCAAAATAATAGAAATGTATTCAGTAAGCATTAAAAATTCAGTCTTTGAGGTAGAAAAGTCCAAGGATCAGTATTTGGTAAACGGAAAAATCCTGGATTGGAGCATCTCAAAAGTCAGGGATAGACACTATCACGTTCTTCAAAACGGGAAGTCGTTTAATCTTGAAGTGGTGCATGTAGACCAGGAAAATAAAACCATCAAGTTGAAGCTGAACAATAAACCCTGCGAAGTGACACTGAAAGATAAATTTGATCTTCTTTTGGAAAAGCTTGGCATGAACATGCAGCACCAAAATTCCGCTAAGGACATCAAAGCACCTATGCCGGGCCTGATCTTCGATATCAAGGTGCAGGAAGGTGATACCGTAAAAAAAGGAGATCCAGTCCTTATATTGGAAGCCATGAAAATGGAAAACATCCTGAAATCCCCGGGAGATGGAACAGTCAAATCCATCAAAATCAAAAAAGGGGACAGTGTAGAAAAAAATCAGGTACTCATCCAATTTTAAAGGTAGTCTTTTCAGATTTCCTGATGAAGCACTTATATTTGTCGGATTTATCAATCGACAAGTTCAATCCAAACTCCTTTTTCAATTACCTAATTCAACAATGAAATACAACAGAATATTACTCAAACTGAGCGGCGAGGCATTGATGGGTGAAAAAAACTACGGCATTGATTCCAACCGGCTGGAACAATATGCACAGGAAATCAAAAAAGTGAAAGACCTGGGCGTAGAAATCGCCATTGTAATCGGAGGTGGTAATATTTTCAGAGGGGTACAGGCAGAAAAAACAGGTATAGACCGTGTTCAGGGAGATTACATGGG
This Cecembia calidifontis DNA region includes the following protein-coding sequences:
- a CDS encoding acetyl-CoA carboxylase biotin carboxyl carrier protein subunit, whose amino-acid sequence is MYSVSIKNSVFEVEKSKDQYLVNGKILDWSISKVRDRHYHVLQNGKSFNLEVVHVDQENKTIKLKLNNKPCEVTLKDKFDLLLEKLGMNMQHQNSAKDIKAPMPGLIFDIKVQEGDTVKKGDPVLILEAMKMENILKSPGDGTVKSIKIKKGDSVEKNQVLIQF